TGATTCTCCTCCTTTTATACTGGAAGAGATAGAGATAAGTAtgatattttttgataattcaGTAATAATATAGTCGTCTGCTTGATATGGAATATCATCAGCTAACAGGTGGAAATCACACGATTACAAGCGTAATAGAGATACATTGAGCTGTCCTTGATAACAGTAATCCTAGAGGAAAGGACAGTCTTTTAGTAATGACCCGTGTGTTTGCggtattcaaattttatttttttgagatAGACCATCTTTTCTATATGTCTAGTCCTTACTGCATAGCTCTATATTGTAATGATAACTCGTGACTTTCCTTGGAAAGATGTTATGCAATATCTGTGTGAAAAAGTAAAAAGTAAAGTGAAGGAGGAGTGATGgctaatgttttatttttttaaaagaatatgaatttttaataataataataataataattttcgtgatataaattttatctattttattttttatatattaaaaaaataattttttattaattttttaaatatatcaattttaaaaatattaaattttattaaatactaaaaaatgtctttataaatttattagaaataaaataaaaataaataagattataataattattttgcatggtattatagtataaaaaataattttaaaataattaaaaaataaaaaataaataaaaattataaaagagaggaagtaataaataaataaatatctacACTGTGTTATATgcactaatatatatatatatatatatagtcaaaatTTTGTCAATATTCATTCATTAGTATGGGTATTTCATTTTCTATTTCTCTTAATGTAAAATCTATATGAATTTATTTacctatataaatattaaatattataaaaactaaatcatTAAATAAGTCCATTCTATATAATTGAGTtacaataagaaaataaatatgctaatgtcgagtaaaaaataattaataaacataATAGTAATACATAAAAAGCCccatcataaatttaaaaatacaaaaaaaaaaaacaaagtaaaagtattattaaaaataaatctattaaattttttttatatcattatcaaatttcaaaaattataacaaaatattatttagagataatcaaataaaaataaagaaaaagcaaAGAGAGAGTTTAATAGAAGAGGTAAAAGGAAAGTGCTATGAAGTTTCTTTCCAATAACCTGGGTACCTGCCTCTGGTCAGACTTTGCAGAGTCCTGGAAATCTGGAATTTCTTTCCTTGCACATCAAACTTCCAAttctcatctctctctctctctctcttctctatAAATACACAGATTTGTTCTCACCTTCAGCTTCATCAAAAACTCCCTTTCTGAGCTAACATCACTGGTCCTCAAGCCCAAGAAAATGGTTCACTTGTCATCTGTTTTATTTAGTTGCTTTCttccttcatcttcttcttcttcttcttcccgagTTGCAGATGATGCAGTACAAGTCTCCAGCATGAAAGCTCCTAATGCAGAAAATAAACCCAAAAGCAAATCAAAATCATCAACTGCTCCTATTGTGGTTTCTTACTTCCCTATCAACTCCTACTTGTCAAGGTTATAGTCTAGATATTTGGAGCACTCACCATGGAGCTTGTGAAAATTGGAGGATGAAAGGGAAAAtagcattaattttttattcatgaaAATTCATTCTGATTTTGGGATTTCATCATATTCACAGTAGAATATACAAGATAAATTCGTttctatttatttgttattatttttcataaataatatttgatatttatttgAACAACATAGACAGCCTGGTCAAGAAATAAAGCTATACAAAAAGGAAGCATCGAACAAAATAGTCGTCCTAAATGATACTAGCTATGTCTTAATTTGAACAACATAGACCAATTCCAAATTCATTGGAAAGTTACAAGCTCCTACGTAGACTACTATAAAAATGGATTTCAGATCATAACtgaaaattaatgttttatacACTTAAATTGTAatactaaattaataataacaatttgaAATTTACTGTTATAATATagaactataatttttttttataataaggtATTCCACTGAATTAACGTGGCATTCTTCACAAACTTGTTTGTTTGGTTGCTTTCTATTCTTATTATTATCACCCTTGTCATTGTCCGCTAGAATTAAATGGTATTCATttcgaattaaaaaaaaatattaaattaaattaatttaaaattttattttaatattttatttattttcatttgatttaatttttaatttaaaaaattttaattatttaaatttaatttgattttaattaaaaaaaataaaaaaataaaaaattattaacaataCAAATCGATAAATCAAACTCAATTCaatcgaattaaattgatttgatttaatttaatttttgattaaaattaatttattttaatttttataaatattaaaattttaattttaaatttaattttaaatcaaacccaGCCATCGCCACTGTTATCAGTTATCTTGCTGAATCAACATAGCATAGCAAAATTGCAATGAAGTCAAAGTTGAATGGGCCCATATCCGCGAAGATGGGAAAACTGAGAGGTTTATATATATTCTAGCTCAAAAGTGGACTTACTTGCTCAACACGTTCATTACTTttataataaaactatttttttattaagttatatatttaaaattattaagttgACTTTTTTAAATagctttatttaaaaaaaattattacataacaagtagaattataattatagtaagctctatataaaatctattataattaataattataatttagagTGAATATTTCatcgattaaatttaaaattaaattaaatataataaattttaaataaaaataatttaaattgaaccCATATAATTCaacttgatttgatttaatttaattgattaaattttttattttttatattatatttttaatatttttaaaatttaattaaaatattttaatctcaaTTATACTCTGATttcttaatattataaaaataatataaaattattcactaattaatttaatttgattttattaatttttttatcaaaataaaattaaatcaaaataattgaattttttaaaaatgaaaattaaataaaaaaaataaaaaatcaaactataattttaaattatttcaatttgaaccgGTTATTCCAATCAATGATAAAACTAGTCGTTCCATAAAATTTCATTCTTGAATAATGAAAGTGTTGTGGAGCTTCTTGCTAAAGATCGGAATATCACTGTCATTAGTCAAAGCCTCCATTTGGTCAGACTTGTGCAGAATCCTCGAAACTGTAATTTCTTTCCTTGCACATCAAACTTCCAATTCtcatctctctttctttcttctctatAAATACACAGATTTCCTCTCAGCTTCAGCTTCATCAATCAGAAACCATCTCCCGTTAAATTTCTCTCTTTCGTCAGCTCAAGAAAACCTCCCTCTCTAAGCTAACTCCATAGTTcctcaagaccaagaaaatggTTCACTTGTCAGCTGTTTTTTTCAGTTGCTTTGTTCCTTCGTCATCTTCTTCTTCGTCTTCCCGAGTTGCAGATGATGCAGCACAAGTCTCCAGCATGAAAGTGCCTAATGCAGAAAATAAACCCAAAAGCAAATCAAAGTCATCAAGTACTCCTATCGTGGTTTCTCACTTTCCTATCAACTCCTACTTGTCAAGGTTATAGTCTATATATAGTTGGAGTGCTTACCATGGCGATTGTGAAGATTGGAGGAGGAAATGGAAAATAGTATTAATTTGATTCATGAAGAATAATTTTCTCAGGAAAATTCATTCTTAATTTTGGGATTTCATCATATTTATGATATAATATACAAGATAAATTTTGTTTGTACTTATTTGATTATTGTTGTGAAGAAATAACACAGAATAAATCTTCATCTGCAAAAGTATTGGTATCAGAACAGGAATACAATTTATAGTTTTCAACTGcctgaataaaatttttattggaatataaattgaaacaaatttaaaattacactatgttataaaatttcatacttcaaaaatttttttctaaccttttcttttaatttttattattgaatttataaaGGACAAAACTCGTGCGCacgaatttaaattaaaaaattaatttcagtttaaatctattgatttatttttttgtgcgtgaataaataaaacaataaattttttattttttatttatttaatttttttaaattttacctaCAAACGACcattttttttaagttaaaacaGTTTATAGCACattttctaaattttctaaataaacTCTGATATACCTtctaatttttctaaataaactctgattttttttttaacagctGTAAATAGATTTCGTTTTCACTGTTCATActctttattatattatttttatttttctgttgaattatattataaaaaatttactattctagttttaaattatttcatagaaatctatttaattataaaaattatcaaataattctTAAATACAATTCCGCGCACAATTTAAACTACGCTTTTCTACTTCAAACCTACGCTTTTCTACTTCCATTCATAACATAAATAACTTTGATTAATAGCACTGAATTAAAACCCATGAGTACAAATGAAAATTTCAATGATGTAATTTACATGATGTTGACAATTTGCTGCCATGGACGCCTGGTGGTCAAGACATGAATCTACACAAAGGAAACAACAAACAAAATATGAAGGCTTTGGAGAAGATGCACGCATGCTTCTTTCACTATCAATCTTTGCTTTATCGTACTAAATGGTATTAGCTGTGTCCTAATTTCCACAGCATAGACCAACTCCAAATTCATCTGAAAGTTACgttaagaaaatttttaaaccGAGTTAAACTGAATTGTTATGAAACcgataatttatttgaattttagcAGCAGCCACGATTGACTTCATCCAAGCTGGAGGATAAGAAAAGGACGTACCTGAGACAAAAGTGGAGTTGCTTGCTCAACACGTCCATTAcatcaaaaatattttgattttattaagttatttacttaaatttacattttttaaaacatcttttaatttcctttttctGCCGTGATGGAAATATCACTGTCATTAGTCAAAGTCTGCACCTGGTCAGGCTTTTCTGCAGAATCCTCGAAACCTTGAATTTATTTCCTTGCTCATCAAGCTTCCAATTCTcgtctctctttctcttctctataAATACACAGATTTATTCACCTCCAGCCTCATAAATCAGAAACCAACCATCTCCCTTTAAATTTCTCTCTAAGCTAACTCCAAAGGTCCTCAATACCAAGAAGATGGTTCACTTGTCAGCTGTTTTCAGTTGCTTtgttcctccttcttcttcttcttcgtcttcCCGAGTTGCAGATGATGCAGTACAAGCCTCAAGCATGAAAGCTGCCAATGCAGAGAATAAACCCAAAAGCAAATCGAAGTCATCTAGAGCTCCTATTGTGGTTTCTTACTTCCCTGTGAACTCTTACATGTCAAGGTTATAGTCTAAATATCTGGAGTACTTACCATGGCGATTGTGAAGATTGGAGGAGGAAATCGGATTTGGTTCATAAagaatgttaattttttttctcatgaAAATTTCATTCTTAATTTGTGATTTCATTATGTTTATGATGGAATATACATGATttctttgttatttatttgattatttttcacgaagaaaaatacctagactctgAAAAATGGAAAATTATCGCAAATGGTGTTTGATGAACTCGTTCTTTCTCTAGTTTTTAGTTTAagttctaattaaaattaattataaaaataattttgaattatttttgtgataatattttaaaaaaatcatatttaataatGCACTTTTGAGATGAAACATATTTACCTCTggcaaaaaaaaattgtttaaataaattaattgaaattttctataaatataataatgatGAGCTATCTTATCTACACAAGCAATTTATGACCTAATTTACTTCATCTCatgtaataattaaaaaacaaaaaattgtgAAATTAGAAAAACCAACTTGAGAAGGAAAACATTCTTTTTCTCTATATATAGGGACTTTTACAGCTAGCACAACTTCTAGCTCCCCTCTTATAAATAACTTAGAAATATTTCATCttcctaaaaaaattaaagagcaGAAGACACAGAGGGGAGCAACAATGTCTATTTTCTCAGCAATTTTTTGCTGCTTGGCTCCTAAATATTCATCAAAAGTCTGCAACGACGAAGGAAGCTCTCGGGTAATACTTCCTCCCCAAGAAAATGATGATAGAAGAAGATCAAATCCATTATTATGGACAACATATTCAATTCCAATTGGTCATGCGTTCatgtttatttaatttcattgcATGGGTATGTGTTTTAATTAGCTATGTGCAGAAGACCTAGCTGTGATCATCATCATGATCATGCAAATGTATTTTGAGCTACCTATCTGTTTCTTCTGGTTGGTCTTTGAATCAGATCATTATGTGATGTTTCTTCATAATATGTTGTGTATGGAAGAAAATTTATAAACTAATAATACTATGATtcatttgtatttaaaaatttattactttgaTTGTTCgaatgtataattttttttaattattaaatatttttaaaaaattaatttgatatgaCAATcgataaatattaatatgagtaaatttaattcagaattaagcgttaaatttaaaaaaaaaatggagatgGATCCATAAGatagttataaaattatgaagTGTGCACGCATTAGGTGTGCTCAACAATATAGCCGTTGGCGTATAAACTATTTCTTCGTTTCACATAATGCgcatgattttataatttaagtatTAATTATTAAAGAGATTAAAAAAATTGCATTAACAATCATTAATAAATCAACTTTAAAGTAGGTGGCTAAATGGGCTAATCTAATCAGACCCAGTGAGACCAACGGCTCTTCAAGCAACCCCCCACTTGGTCTGACCCACACCTTCAGGTTGGGTTGGGACAGGACCAGAATAGCTTTATCCAAGTCTAATTAGGCCTgtccaaaaaataattaaaaattaagttttaaatgtaatattattttattatttatattatacagGTAGATATATTTTGTacaatttatttctttaattaaataaatattaataatatttatattttatatttatttatttattttcattttatttaattttatttaaacttttttactTTTGAATTAAGATTGGATTTTTGAttgtttgaaatttaaatttaattataactgAAATCAAAACCGTAaaaatcataatcataattgcTGTAAACCCAAATCAGACCGAAACAGTAAAAAAACCTCTATTCTTGGCCTTCGCCCTTGGGCCGCAGGCCGCAGGCCGCGCTCTCCTCGGCCAGCCTCAGCTTTTCATGATCCTCAGTTCTGCACTTCCGCGAAAGGACCCACGAACGACTTCAACTTGGCTTCAGCAAATCGCAAGTGGCGGCACCTCTCAGAAAAAAGACCGCCGAAGAATCGTATGCGTCTCTGTCTCTACCCAAGAGCAAAAGGGCACTTTTTCCTTCCCCAGTCCCCACCCACCCACCCACCCACCAAGGactgttttcatttttttttttttttccctcttctctttctctctctgtaTACAAACGCATAAATGGTCTCTATTAACTCCCAAAGAACAAACCTTTTTCTGTCcctttgtgtgtgtgtgtatatatatatatattctcttGATTTAATTCAGAGTTCACAATCTTATTGAACCATGGCTCTTGTGTACAAGCTGCCCtcgctttcttcttcttcttcttcttcttcttctgcacaAAATTTAAAGCATTTCTTGTCAATCCCAAAAACCATATGCTCTTTACATTTCAAGAGTTCACCTTTCACAGAGAAACATTCAATTGAGATATACCAAAGAGACCACTGGCTTTACAAGGACCAGCCAGAGCTTTACCAGCAccaatcttcttcttcttcttcttcttcttcttcttcttcgtgtCCTCTCCCATCCGATAAAGAGTCTATCAGGCAAAACGACATAGCTTTGCAGCTACCAGAGCTGAGGAAGCTACTTCAAGTGCTTAAGGAGAAGAGGGAGAATTGTGGTAAAAATGGAGAGAATTGTGGGCCAGGGAATGTGTACTTGGTAGGTACAGGACCAGGGGATCCAGAATTGTTGACGTTGAAGGCAGTGAGAGCAATACAAAAAGCTGATCTTTTGTTGTATGATAGGTTGGTGTCCAATGATGTTCTGGATTTGGTTGGTCCTGATGCTAGATTGCTTTACGTTGGCAAGACTGCTGGCTACCACAGCAGAACCCAGGTAAACTAAGAAAAAATTGCTGTTTGCTTTAatgacaattttattttttcaatgcaAGTTTGGGTTTTTATTGATTTTGCAATGGATTTTGCTTTTTTTGTCCATTTTTCATTGCTTAAGTTCAGATTTTTGGGGCTCGCTGGAATTGGCTGTTTGGATTTTGTTAGGGGCTGTATTCTGGTtatattcttttcaaaatttttctcTCTTCATCAACTGGTCCAATTTCCTgttaataaatttcaaattttcaatttctttaaACTGGTTTTTGAGATTGTTTTAGCTGGATTACATCTTTAGTTAAGTATTTGATTGCTTGTGTGTATAATTCATTTCATGTTTCTTTAAATAATGGGATTGGGACTGTGTTGAAATGAGATTAGAAGTAGTTTTGTAATGGGGTTCATTTGCAGGAGGAGATACATGAGTTGCTTTTGAGTTTTGCTGAAGCAGGAGCTACTGTTGTGAGACTTAAAGGAGGGGATCCGCTGGTGAGTTTTTGTTATGAAAATTGCTTTACAAATGTAATATCATGTTCTTTCTAGTGGTGCTTTTTTGTAACTGAAGTTTGTGATTTCAAGGTATTTGGAAGAGGTGGAGAGGAGATGGATTTTCTACAACAGCAAGGAATTCAAGTGAAAGTTATTCCAGGTATGATTCTGTACTCTTGTTTGCCCAATTGTATTACCAAGTTTGGAAATCAGAAAGTGATAATAGAAATTTGGATGAAAATTCAGTGTTCAACTTTTGTAGAAGCAGCTATGAATTGGCATTGGTACTAAGTATACTAAGTTTGTTTGCATTCAACTTAACAAACTATTACAATGAGGTGACATTGCATTACCATCTTCGTTGTATATAAGATTCAGTAATGGCATTCAATTGCTATGGGAATCCACTAAGCCTTGACCTATTGTCACAATTTTCTTCCCTCACAGATTGTGCTGTTGAGAATTACCTTTCTAAATTGTTTAAGAGCATGTATAATTTGTCTGAAAGTGATGTCAGCCTTTTCTTTTGTTATGTTTCTCTTATGTTTTGCTAGTTATCTACTCCACTTGGTGGTGGAAACCCCCATAATTTTCCATACTGGAATTCTCTTAGTTTTTTGCTTGAACGGTGGATGGAATTGAGAAAGGTAATAGAAAAAGGTGTTGCCCCAATATGGCTTGGGGTTGATCAAATTAGATGAGAAATACACTGACGTCTAATCTGAAAGCTTTTCCATTTGATATATTGTGCTTTATTGAGATTTATCAGACGTATTATATCAACACTGCTTCTAAATGGCTTTGCGCTTGTTTTTGCCATCATGTTTGTGTGCAGCTAAACTTATGCTTTTGGAAGGAAAAAATTGCCCTGTTGTTGACTGTAATTTGCCATTGATTGATGTGCAGGTATTACTGCTGCTTCAGGGATTGCTGCAGAGTTGGGAATTCCATTAACACACCGAGGTGTTGCAAATAGTGTTAGATTTCTAACAGGACATTCAAGAAAAGGAGGAACAGATCCACTTTTTGTGGCAGAAAATGCAGCTGACCCTGATTCAACCTTGGTAGTTTATATGGGCTTGGCAACCCTCCCTTCTCTTGCCCTGAAGTTGATGCATCATGGTCTTCCACCAGATACACCAGCAGCTGCAGTGGAGCGAGGGACCACACCTCAGCAGCGTGTTGTAAGTCTGATCCTGATTATATACTTTAAGTATGCTGTAGAAAGCCAAAAGCAGATTTCGGATTTTGGAGTGCTCACATTTTTCTTACTTAACAtataaaatagaagaaaagaaaaataagcatAATCACTTTggactaaaatttatttaactaagctttgattttaatttttgctcATTGAGACCCTCCCATTTCTCATTGACCATAGGAAGAAGATCAGAAACATAGAATTGATTATCTGCAAATTTTGCTGCTTCTTTATTCCAGCCCCCATAGGATCATGGTTTGCCTTTTCATTGCTGTAATTTCACATTTGTGCAGTCTTATGGGCCTTAGAACATGGAGAACATCATTGACTATCATTAATTGGAAGCTTTTTGAGGCACATAAGTGGATAAAAACTGTGCCTATTTTGAACTTCTGATGCTGTCAACTAATAGTAGTTGCACCTGCAATTGTACAGGTTTTCGCTGAACTAAAAGATCTTACTGATGAAATTGCATCAGCTGAGTTGGTTTCGCCTACGCTGATAGTTATTGGGAAGGTTGTTGCACTTTCACCATTCTGGCCACATTCTTCGAAGGAAGAATCGTGTTTGATGGAGGTTGTATAGGAGAAGAAATTCACAGCATCTGCACATTGATATTGGGATTCAGTAGCTGCAATTCAGGGATTAGCTGTTACCTTTCTTTGAAGTTATACTAAGGAGATCTGTTAAGTTTCATTCCGGCAGAGTTCTGAGGTTTAAAGGATCTCATTCCATATGATAAGGAGATCTGTTTTAAGCATCTGGAAAATGGCTGCCATTTTTGTTTCTATTTTCTTGCAACTCGGTTGGCCTGAAAGGTCAAATTTTGAAACATGGGTCtgaatttcaaattgaaatAGATCAGTGTTGTAATTCTTTTTTGATGAGTTGAGGATATTGTATTAAAATCTTCCACTTTCCATGTCATTCTTGGTCATGTATCAATTGTTTTCTTGTTTTTATGGTAAGAATTTAtctgtttaatttaaaataatttaatataaaaaaataaaaatcatatagtaaggatttattttattttgtttttgtcATGTAAATAGACCAAGCGAATGAGTCGGCAGTCATTGGAgcttttttaattaagaatgaAATGATCAATACGGCATAGTTTAGGTCAAGAAGGATATGCTCACTTGGAGTTATAGCTATGGGCCGAGTCAGTACTCGTGTGGGCTTTACTAACAACACATCAAATTTGACATTCATACATGAAGATTTCTTGAGTtgatatttcataaaataataagaGGAACTCAATTTTGAAATCTCTCGAGTCTTCTGTCTTCGACCTTTTGTctaaatatgtattttaaaaaaaattttctaaaattaaatatattaattagttttattagtttgcataaataaatctaaaaaataaatattgtgaAAAAAAATAGTAGTAATTATGAGCATAATTAATgttaggaaaaattactttttaattcctgagatttaatgtaatta
This region of Manihot esculenta cultivar AM560-2 chromosome 10, M.esculenta_v8, whole genome shotgun sequence genomic DNA includes:
- the LOC110624361 gene encoding S-adenosyl-L-methionine-dependent uroporphyrinogen III methyltransferase, chloroplastic; the protein is MALVYKLPSLSSSSSSSSSAQNLKHFLSIPKTICSLHFKSSPFTEKHSIEIYQRDHWLYKDQPELYQHQSSSSSSSSSSSSCPLPSDKESIRQNDIALQLPELRKLLQVLKEKRENCGKNGENCGPGNVYLVGTGPGDPELLTLKAVRAIQKADLLLYDRLVSNDVLDLVGPDARLLYVGKTAGYHSRTQEEIHELLLSFAEAGATVVRLKGGDPLVFGRGGEEMDFLQQQGIQVKVIPGITAASGIAAELGIPLTHRGVANSVRFLTGHSRKGGTDPLFVAENAADPDSTLVVYMGLATLPSLALKLMHHGLPPDTPAAAVERGTTPQQRVVFAELKDLTDEIASAELVSPTLIVIGKVVALSPFWPHSSKEESCLMEVV